The genomic segment CAATGATTAACTACATCAGTGAGCATAAGAAACATGCCCTTTCATCACAGATTGATCAAAAAGAAGCTCAAGGTACGACCCCCCGCCAATTAACCGATCTCATCGGTTCGCTGTGCGACCTTACTTCCGGCAGCGGCGATAAAGGGACGCCGATCATTTTTATTCAAGGTTACTTTAATAAATTCGGTGAATAAATGAGATGCTAAAAACCGCTGCCATATCCAGCTCCCTGTAAGCTCCCCGCTGGAAAAAATCTTGCTTTTTTGCTATCTTTAACCGGTGAAAAGAAAACTCCTGTGCTTCCTTGCGTTAATAGGCGGCCTTCTCTTTTTAAAAAGCTATGTTTTAGATATAAGGCGGATTTCGGGACATTCGATGGAACCCACCCTTTCCGATGGGCAGTTTGTTGTTATATGGAAATTGGCGTATGGAATTCAATTTCCTGCTGCGAACCGGTATCTTTGCCGCTGGGGAATGCCGAAAACAGGGGATGCCGTCCTCTATCATATAGACGGGCGGTTTGTGGTAAAACGCTGCGTAAAAATAGAAAATACGGAACTGCATTTTCTTGCGGCCTCGCAAGAAGCGCCGGAAAGTTATGGAACACTTAAATTAGATGATAACAAAACTGTTGCGCTTAACCGTGTGCAATTTAGAAATTTGGGAGGATTTTTACCGCAAGCCGAACAATATGTTCCTGCCGGTTTTATTTTGGCACTCGGCGATAATGCAGCCCAGTCCCGCGACTCCCGCGATTACGGATTTGTCTCGGTCGATAGTATCTGCGGTCGGTTACTATGGAACTAAATCATTTTATTTCTAAAAAACGTATTGCTTTTTTTATCGGCCTTTTGCTCATCTTTACCGGCTTAATCGTCGCAAAATATGCACGAGCGATGCTTGGTGCGGAACCGGAAGTACGCACCGTTAAAAAAACTCGTGAGCGTGGAGCAATTTTAGATCGGAACGGAAAAATCTTAGCGGCAGCGACAACGTTGTATAACCTATCGGCAAATAAAACACTGATTGGAGATGTTAACCGACTTGTCAATATCCTTTCACCGATTCTCGAAATATCGGAATCCGAGCTGCTTGATAAAATTCAAGATTCCAAATCAAATTTTTTGTATTTAAAAAAGAAATTGAGTGAAAATGAAAAAGATATTTTAAAAGATGCAATACGGGAATATGGACTAAAAGGATTACGGCTTGAAGCGGTAGCAAACCGTATCTATCCCGAAAATGCGCTCGCTTCAACGTTGATCGGCTATCTGGGCGATGACGGCAAGGGGTTAGCCGGTATTGAATACTCTATGCAGAACATCCTCTCTCCGCCTGAAGGTACTGCCGGTGCCGACAGAAACGGTTATACGGTTGCCTTAACAATCGATGCTTCCATTCAATATATGCTGCAACAAATAGCCGAACGGACAATGAAGAACTCAAAGGCGGAGGCTGTCATTTTTTTGGCTGCCGATGCAAAGACGGGTGAAATCCTTGCGTATATAAACGAACCGTCAGTCGATTTAGCTCATTTTACATCCAGTAAAAAAGAAGAACGGTTTGACCGCCCCGCCTATTTTATTTATGAGCCGGGATCCGTTTTTAAGATTTTTTCGATAGCTTCTTTTTTAGAGCTTGGCACAACGAAGGATTCCGATGTTTACACCTGCGATGCACAATTTGCGTTTAAACCGCGTCGAGCCAATGAAAAAAAAGACCAAAATGTGATCCGCTGTTTGCGGGTACACGGCCAAGTAACGCCGCGTGACATTATCAGGTTTTCTTGCAACGACGGGATGGCACAGATTGCCGACAAAACGGACGCCGCAGCCTTTGCCGAAAAGCTGCGGGCATTCGGGTTCGGGAAAAAAACCGGACTTGAGCTACCCGGAGAAGCGGCAGGAATTTTTGCGCCGGTGTCGTCATGGTCAGCCCGTACTAAACATACGATTGCAATAGGACAAGAAATCGGCGTTACATCCCTGCAAATTGTACAAGCGGCAACGGCATTTACCAATAAAGGCAAAACATTAAAACTCAGCCTATTATCCGAAATTCTGGACTCGGCAGGTAAACCGGTCTACCGGCATAAACCGAAATCACTTGAACAGGTTATTTCGGCACAAACGGCAAAAACGGTACTTGGTTATATGCAGACTGCTGCCGATGACGGTACCGGCTTTCGAGCTTCGATTAAAGGCGTACCTATCTCCGTTAAGACCGGTACGGCGCAGATGGCGCAAGCGGATGGGCGCGGCTACAGTTCCACCGATTACCTCAGCAGCTGTATCGGTATTTTTCCCGTCGATGATCCGCAGATTATTTTGTATATGGCAGTTATCCGTCCGGTCGGAGAAACATACGGTTCACTGGTCGCCGCGCCGGCTATCTCGGAAGCTGCAAATGTAATTATCGATTATCGTGGAATGGGGCGGGCAAATGCGCCGAATGTAACCCATACTGGCATTATTCAATCGCACCGCCAAACACCCGTAACCGTCGGCGACACGATGCCCGATTTGCTCGGAACTCCCAAGCGGCTGCTCCTCGATTTATTAGGGAGAACCGATATTACGGTTAAGCTAACCGGAGACGGCTATGTAACGGCTCAAAGCCCAGCGGCGGGAACGCCGATTGTAAAAGGAATGATCATTGAACTCACCCTTGAATAACGGCACAGCTTTTGTTGGTGCGGCTTCTACCGGTAACAATGGTGCTTCCATCGGTGCCGGAACAGCTTCTACCGGCGCACCCTTTACTATCGATACCGAGGTATTTCTCAGAAATTGTAACGACTTTACCGCCCGCTTTCCCGAACAGGCGGCAAGGCTTGGACTCAATCGGTCGGAAACGGCTCTCCAATGTTTACAAGCCGTACCGCCTGCATACCAATTAGTACAAGCAAAAGCAAAGGGTATAGAGCGTACGCCGACGCTGGCGGTAAACGGCAGCTTTGTGCATTCAAAATATAACCCTCAAGAAGAAGCCCGCCGTATCCTCGATTCCGAATTTTTTCAAACCGCAGAGGTGCAGAGTCGCTGTATCTTTACGGGATTCGGGTTAGGCTATCTTGCTTCGCAGTATATTGAACGGTTTCCCGCCGCCGAAGCGGTAATCATCGAAGCAGATCGGAACATTTTTCTGTGTTGCTTGGCTGCCCGCCGCCTCGATTCCCTTTTCCGGCACCGGCGCTTAAGTCTTCTGATCGGAACACAGCCGGAAGAAGCCGCCTCATTTCTCGCCTCAACAGGATGGAATAACAAGATACTGTTTAAAGCACCCGTTTCTGCCGAAGCGTATAAACCGTGGTACGGGACTTTTTTTACGCTGCTTGAGCGGAATAAAATGAAAAACAGCATCAATGCAAAAACACTGGAACGCTTCGGTACACTGTGGTTAAAAAATACGGTAAAGAACCTCGATATGCTTTGCACGGCGGCAAAGATCGGCTGTTTTAAAAATGCTTTTCCCGATACGGCTGCCGTCGTCCTTGCCGGTGGGCCGAGCTTAACCGCTCATCTTGAGCAGATTAAAAAAAGTAGCAAGGATTTTTTGATTATTGCGGTGGATACGGCAATGCGGGCATGTCTGCGAGCAGGCATTACCCCTGACTTTATCCTCAGCTTCGACCCTCAATATTGGAACTACCTGCACACCGCCGGATTAGATACCGGCAAGTCCATTTTAATCAGCGAGGCGGCGGTTTTTCCGGCGGTACTCCGGCAGCGCTACCGGGCAGTGTTCCTCTCCGAATCTTCGGTGCCCTTTGCCCGTTATCTTGAAAGCAAAGGCGAAAAGCAAAACGGCGATGAGGACTGTGTACTCGCCGCCGGAGGTTCGGTTGCAACGACTGCGTGGGATTTTGCACGGTATATCGGCGCCAAGCCCATTATCATGGCGGGGTTGGATTTGGCCTATCCCGGTAAGCAAACGCACTTTGCAGGCAGCACCTTTGAAGAAGCCGCCCATACCCGCTCCACCCGTGTTGCTTCCGCAGAGCAGGCAAACTTTAATAGCTTATATTCGGCCTTTCCTTCGCTGTATCAAGATTACGCCGGAGGTACGGTATTAACCGACCGCCGGATGCTGCTTTATGCGTGGTGGTTTGAAAGCACGCTTGCCAAATATCCGGAGGTTAAAACCTTCAATCTTATGCCGCACGGGGTGTTCATTCCCGGAATGCCCGCCTGCTCTGCGGAAGATTTTGCAGGCATGACCGGCGGCCTCCCGCGCGTCGCAATCGATGAACGGTTGGAAACCCTTGTAAAAAACGTGTATTCCCAAGCATTTTTAGACGGATGCGACGCGCGGAAGCGGCAGTTAGCCGCTTCGGTCAAGGCAATGACCGAGAGTGCCGCCGGTCTCGCAGCCCAAGCCGAAAAAGCCGAAACGTTGTGCCGCCGATTAGTAGAATACAACAAAGAAGACGCAGGCAAGAGTAAGCATTCCGGTAACGGGAGCTGCGCCCGTGAACAGGCTGCCTTAATTGCACAACTCAACAAAATAGACGAGAACATAAAGAATGGTTTTGCAAAAGATTTGGTTGCCGTGCTCTTTTTTAATGACGAAACGAGCAAAGACAGCGAACTGCAGCCCATCGTTGCCGCAGAAAATATATACAAAAGAATTCATCAGATGGCGCTGCAGGTACACGAGATATTTAAAAATAAGTAGATAATACCTCTGGGCATCTTTAAAAGCTTCAATATTTCAAGATTCCCGAAAAAGAACAAAAAAAATTCTAAATATTTTAAAGTATCTGCCGATAATGAAAACAGAAGGGGGACATTAAACGGCGGTATCAACATCCAGACGCCGTTTCTTATACACCCGAAATGAGGACGGTTTGATGCTGTTGATCAAGCCGTCCTTTTCTTTTTTATATGCACTTTATCTTAGAATAAAGGCAATCGCATCAGAAGCATAAAGCAAATACCGCAGAATAAGAGACAGGGGAACCATTTGAACCGCGGAGTGGTTCAACTCTGGTTACACGGTCTCTTATTCTGCGGGGGTATCCACAAAAGTTTCTGATGGGGTTGCCTTGATGTCATCTTCTTTAAAAAGCCAAATCAGTGCATCATCGATTGCTTTTGTGAGGACGAGCACATGAATATTTTGCTTTTCTTTCTGCGCATATTTTTTCCAGTGTTGCAATGAATGTTTTTTTAATTTTCGTTTTTCTTCTTCGATTTGTGTACATACCTCATCTTTGCTCACATCAATATAATGATATAATCCGCATGCCATAAAATAAATACTGAGCAATCGAACAAGCGGGTCTTGCTCTGTTTCCAGCACGTATGAAAATTTCTCCGCTGCTTCGCGATAGCGTTTTAGCATCTGTGCCGAGAATGCATCATAAAACGATACCCACGGGGAATTTTTATAAGGTTGTCCGGCAATACGAGCCATAAAGCCAGCAAGCCCTTGATAATCGTTTGAAAGCAGCTTGGCTGCTGCAAAACGGGAACCAAAGGTTCTAATATATTCAGGTTTATACTTTTCGAGTACACGTTCAAGCCGTTTTAATATTTCAAAATCTCCCAATAAAATACTGATTTCACACAGCAGCCGTACTTTTTTAGCGGTAAGATGATGTTTTTCAAAAATTTCCGTTTCCAAATAGAGTGAAAGCGCAGGCCAATCTTCAGCTTCAAGAGTCGTTATGAGTTTCCAGTTGCTGATAAAGAACATATTCATTCCCAGCAAGAGAATCATGAAAAAAAGGACGAATATCCAATAGTTTTTAAAAAAACTGCCGATAAATTCAGTACCGGCAGTAAAGAATGAAAAAGAAAGCACTGTAAAGAAGATGGTTAATAGAACAGTGTTAAAGATAATAATAAGCACTTTTAATTTCATTCAAAATCTCCTATAATCTATATAGTGGTATGAATTTTTCGATCATACTGTCAGTGTACTACAGGAGCGTATTTAAGTGAATACATTAAAACTTTTAGAGCTGAAACCGCCCGTATATTTTACGGAGGACGTGTACATTGATAAAAAGTTTTTATTATTTACAAG from the Treponema medium genome contains:
- the lepB gene encoding signal peptidase I, with amino-acid sequence MKRKLLCFLALIGGLLFLKSYVLDIRRISGHSMEPTLSDGQFVVIWKLAYGIQFPAANRYLCRWGMPKTGDAVLYHIDGRFVVKRCVKIENTELHFLAASQEAPESYGTLKLDDNKTVALNRVQFRNLGGFLPQAEQYVPAGFILALGDNAAQSRDSRDYGFVSVDSICGRLLWN
- a CDS encoding penicillin-binding protein, coding for MELNHFISKKRIAFFIGLLLIFTGLIVAKYARAMLGAEPEVRTVKKTRERGAILDRNGKILAAATTLYNLSANKTLIGDVNRLVNILSPILEISESELLDKIQDSKSNFLYLKKKLSENEKDILKDAIREYGLKGLRLEAVANRIYPENALASTLIGYLGDDGKGLAGIEYSMQNILSPPEGTAGADRNGYTVALTIDASIQYMLQQIAERTMKNSKAEAVIFLAADAKTGEILAYINEPSVDLAHFTSSKKEERFDRPAYFIYEPGSVFKIFSIASFLELGTTKDSDVYTCDAQFAFKPRRANEKKDQNVIRCLRVHGQVTPRDIIRFSCNDGMAQIADKTDAAAFAEKLRAFGFGKKTGLELPGEAAGIFAPVSSWSARTKHTIAIGQEIGVTSLQIVQAATAFTNKGKTLKLSLLSEILDSAGKPVYRHKPKSLEQVISAQTAKTVLGYMQTAADDGTGFRASIKGVPISVKTGTAQMAQADGRGYSSTDYLSSCIGIFPVDDPQIILYMAVIRPVGETYGSLVAAPAISEAANVIIDYRGMGRANAPNVTHTGIIQSHRQTPVTVGDTMPDLLGTPKRLLLDLLGRTDITVKLTGDGYVTAQSPAAGTPIVKGMIIELTLE
- a CDS encoding motility associated factor glycosyltransferase family protein — protein: MNSPLNNGTAFVGAASTGNNGASIGAGTASTGAPFTIDTEVFLRNCNDFTARFPEQAARLGLNRSETALQCLQAVPPAYQLVQAKAKGIERTPTLAVNGSFVHSKYNPQEEARRILDSEFFQTAEVQSRCIFTGFGLGYLASQYIERFPAAEAVIIEADRNIFLCCLAARRLDSLFRHRRLSLLIGTQPEEAASFLASTGWNNKILFKAPVSAEAYKPWYGTFFTLLERNKMKNSINAKTLERFGTLWLKNTVKNLDMLCTAAKIGCFKNAFPDTAAVVLAGGPSLTAHLEQIKKSSKDFLIIAVDTAMRACLRAGITPDFILSFDPQYWNYLHTAGLDTGKSILISEAAVFPAVLRQRYRAVFLSESSVPFARYLESKGEKQNGDEDCVLAAGGSVATTAWDFARYIGAKPIIMAGLDLAYPGKQTHFAGSTFEEAAHTRSTRVASAEQANFNSLYSAFPSLYQDYAGGTVLTDRRMLLYAWWFESTLAKYPEVKTFNLMPHGVFIPGMPACSAEDFAGMTGGLPRVAIDERLETLVKNVYSQAFLDGCDARKRQLAASVKAMTESAAGLAAQAEKAETLCRRLVEYNKEDAGKSKHSGNGSCAREQAALIAQLNKIDENIKNGFAKDLVAVLFFNDETSKDSELQPIVAAENIYKRIHQMALQVHEIFKNK